A DNA window from Selenomonas sp. oral taxon 126 contains the following coding sequences:
- the narH gene encoding nitrate reductase subunit beta, translating into MKIKAQIAMVMNLDKCIGCHTCSILCKNVWTNRRGAEYMYFNNVETKPGIGYPKQWENQEKWKGGWELRDGKLGLKTGGMTTRLAKLFYHPQQPEMDDYYEPWTYDYETLIHTKRRNHQPVARPRSLITQKRMEIKWGPNWEDDLADGQSARKDYNLSKMGQEITLEFHDIFMKHLPRLCNHCLNPACVAACPSGAIYKRDEDGVVLISQDGCRGWRHCVPSCPYKKIYYNWETNKAEKCTFCFPRLENGLPTVCSDGCVGRMRYIGVLLYDADKVKTAASTPDPKDIYKAYLGALCDPNDPETVKAAQAAGIPDRWIRAAQNSPSYKLIADWQLAFPLHPEYRTLPNVWYVPPLSPIARRVEEKVFFPGAAEMRIPVAYLAQLLTAGDEAAIERVLHVLLELRAVMRAKQTGEELPANLTHDIETYEAMYRLLGIAKRRDRFNIPAGLQDVTHEKLRELQGSVGYACPGGCC; encoded by the coding sequence TTGAAGATTAAAGCGCAGATTGCGATGGTCATGAATCTGGACAAGTGCATCGGCTGTCACACGTGCTCCATCCTCTGCAAGAACGTCTGGACGAACCGGCGCGGCGCGGAGTACATGTATTTCAACAACGTCGAGACGAAGCCTGGCATCGGCTATCCGAAGCAGTGGGAGAATCAGGAGAAATGGAAGGGCGGCTGGGAGCTGCGTGACGGCAAGCTCGGACTCAAGACCGGCGGCATGACGACGCGCCTTGCAAAGCTGTTCTATCATCCGCAGCAGCCCGAGATGGACGACTACTACGAGCCGTGGACGTACGACTACGAGACGCTGATTCACACGAAACGGCGCAACCATCAGCCCGTGGCGCGTCCGCGCTCGCTGATCACCCAGAAGCGCATGGAGATCAAGTGGGGGCCGAACTGGGAGGACGATCTCGCGGACGGACAGTCGGCACGCAAGGACTACAACCTCAGCAAGATGGGACAGGAGATCACACTCGAGTTCCACGATATCTTCATGAAGCACCTGCCGCGTCTCTGCAACCACTGTCTCAACCCCGCGTGCGTCGCAGCGTGCCCCTCGGGCGCGATCTACAAGCGCGACGAGGACGGCGTGGTACTGATCTCGCAGGACGGCTGCCGCGGCTGGCGGCACTGCGTTCCGTCGTGTCCCTATAAAAAAATCTACTACAACTGGGAGACGAACAAGGCGGAGAAGTGCACGTTCTGCTTCCCGCGTCTTGAGAACGGTCTGCCGACCGTGTGCAGCGACGGCTGCGTCGGGCGTATGCGCTATATCGGCGTGCTGCTCTACGATGCAGATAAAGTCAAGACAGCGGCATCTACGCCCGACCCGAAGGATATCTACAAGGCATATCTCGGTGCACTCTGCGATCCAAACGATCCCGAGACCGTAAAGGCGGCGCAGGCGGCGGGCATCCCCGACCGCTGGATTCGCGCGGCGCAGAACTCGCCCTCGTACAAGCTGATCGCCGACTGGCAGCTCGCGTTCCCACTCCATCCGGAGTACCGCACGCTGCCGAATGTCTGGTACGTCCCGCCCCTCAGCCCGATTGCACGGCGCGTCGAGGAGAAGGTGTTCTTCCCCGGCGCGGCGGAGATGCGCATCCCTGTTGCCTACCTCGCACAGCTCTTGACGGCGGGCGACGAGGCGGCGATCGAGCGCGTGCTGCACGTCCTGCTCGAACTGCGTGCCGTCATGCGTGCAAAGCAGACGGGCGAGGAACTGCCGGCGAACCTTACGCACGACATTGAGACGTATGAGGCGATGTACCGCCTCCTCGGCATTGCCAAGCGCCGCGACCGCTTCAACATCCCCGCAGGTCTGCAGGATGTTACGCACGAGAAGCTGCGTGAACTGCAGGGCTCGGTCGGCTATGCCTGTCCCGGAGGGTGCTGCTGA
- a CDS encoding nitrate reductase subunit alpha, whose translation MSSIFQKFKYLIPTSKSADGHNETHEGGRAWENMYRDRWSFDKTVRTTHGVNCTGSCSWNVHVKNGIVAWENQATDYPETAPDMPDFEPRGCPRGTTFSWYLYSPHRVKYPYMRGELAALWREARAAHPNAYEAWKSIASDPAKKKQYKQARGMGGFVRSNWQEVSELIAASVLYTAYTYGSDRIFGFSVIPAMSMLSYAAGIRFMQLMGGVGLSFYDWYADLPPASPQIWGEQTDVPESSDWYNAGYLITWGSNVPLTRTPDAHFMAEVRYKGTKVVSIAPDYAESSMFADTWIPLKVGSDSAMAMAMGHVILKEYYVDKTTPFFLEYTRKYTDFPFLVRIEKKEDGTYIPGRMLSSRDMGRDEKHADFRYYVVDDVTGEIVIPNGTLGERWSTQEKWNIREENRDTGAEICPRLSVWDDKTGTVEVQLPYFGNDRRERTLTRALPVRSVKTADGEVLVTTVYDLTLANYAIDRGIGGESAGSYEDDTPYTPAWQEKYTGISPDLVIKTAREIADNAIKTNGRTMIIMGGGINHWFHADAVYRTIINLLLFTGCEGRNGGGWAHYVGQEKLRPNEGWARIMSGSDWQGPPKLLNSTSFYYFATDQWRSDEIQTDALTAANENARYNHAADYAVMAARLGWAPSYPTFNRGSNDLAADAKAAGFEGVDGIKEYIVKSLKDKSLKFAWEDPDAPENFPRNLFVWRCNLLGSSAKGNDYFLKYLLGTENSIFQEEDCATRPQEVKWREKEELMQPGGALEGKLDLLVALDFRMAGNALYSDIVLPTATWYEKTDLSSTDMHPFVHPFQPAVDPLWESRTDWDIYRTLAQAVSQVAKDAKLTPYTNIAATPLGHDSEAELAQPDGVVRDWSKGECEPIPGKTMPNIASNTIDYTKLYEKWIALGPNAGGKTASHGNTWDSAEDYEEIRQRNGVIQNKDYVSYGCPSIYEARQAIDAVLGMSPTTCGRTAVRAWEAVEKRTGLDNLVKLAKDREDDRFTYDQVIAQPRETITAPTFTGSNQNRRYTPFTNNVEELIPFRTLTGRQHFYMDHEVMREFGEAQAVYRPILDFRPMNKSLNGTQKEITLKYLTPHNKWSTHSMYFDAQQMLTMFRGGQSVWMSEKDAAEIGVKDNDWIELYNRNGVVASRVVVSPRLPQGSVFMHHAQDRHINVPGSKISGTRAGTHNTPTHIHIKPTHLIGGYGQLSYGFNYYGPTGNQRDSYVVVRRMEEVDWLED comes from the coding sequence TCTGATTCCTACGTCGAAATCCGCAGACGGTCACAATGAGACGCACGAGGGCGGGCGCGCATGGGAGAACATGTACCGCGACCGCTGGTCGTTCGACAAGACGGTCCGCACGACGCACGGGGTCAACTGCACGGGTTCGTGCAGCTGGAACGTCCACGTCAAGAACGGCATTGTGGCGTGGGAGAATCAGGCGACCGACTATCCGGAGACGGCGCCGGATATGCCGGACTTCGAGCCGCGCGGCTGTCCGCGCGGGACGACGTTCTCGTGGTATCTCTACAGTCCGCACCGCGTGAAGTACCCGTATATGCGCGGGGAACTCGCGGCTCTTTGGCGTGAGGCGCGTGCGGCGCATCCGAACGCGTACGAGGCATGGAAGAGCATCGCCTCCGATCCCGCAAAGAAGAAGCAGTACAAGCAGGCACGCGGCATGGGCGGCTTTGTGCGCTCGAACTGGCAGGAGGTCAGCGAGCTGATCGCCGCCTCCGTGCTCTACACGGCGTATACCTACGGCTCCGACCGCATCTTCGGCTTCTCCGTTATCCCCGCGATGTCGATGCTGAGCTATGCGGCGGGCATCCGCTTCATGCAGCTGATGGGCGGCGTCGGCCTCTCGTTCTACGACTGGTATGCCGATCTGCCGCCCGCGAGCCCGCAGATCTGGGGCGAGCAGACGGACGTGCCCGAGTCGAGCGACTGGTACAATGCAGGCTACCTCATCACATGGGGCTCGAATGTACCGCTCACGCGCACGCCGGACGCACACTTTATGGCGGAGGTGCGCTACAAGGGCACAAAGGTCGTGTCGATTGCACCCGACTACGCCGAGTCCTCGATGTTCGCGGATACGTGGATCCCGCTCAAGGTCGGCAGCGACTCCGCAATGGCGATGGCGATGGGGCACGTCATTCTCAAGGAATACTACGTTGATAAAACCACGCCGTTCTTCCTCGAGTACACGCGGAAGTATACGGACTTCCCGTTCCTCGTGCGTATCGAGAAGAAAGAGGACGGCACGTACATCCCCGGGCGTATGCTCTCCTCGCGCGACATGGGACGTGACGAGAAGCACGCGGACTTCCGCTACTACGTGGTGGACGATGTGACGGGCGAGATCGTCATTCCGAACGGCACGCTCGGCGAGCGTTGGTCGACGCAGGAGAAGTGGAACATCCGCGAGGAGAACCGCGACACGGGCGCGGAGATCTGCCCGCGTCTTAGTGTCTGGGACGACAAGACGGGGACGGTTGAGGTGCAGCTGCCGTACTTCGGCAACGACCGCAGGGAGCGCACACTGACGCGTGCTCTGCCTGTGCGCAGCGTGAAGACGGCGGACGGCGAGGTGCTCGTCACGACGGTCTACGACCTCACGCTCGCGAACTATGCGATTGATCGCGGCATCGGCGGCGAGAGCGCAGGCTCGTACGAGGACGACACACCGTATACGCCCGCATGGCAGGAGAAGTACACGGGCATTTCGCCCGATCTCGTCATCAAGACGGCACGCGAGATCGCGGATAACGCCATCAAGACGAACGGCAGAACCATGATTATCATGGGCGGCGGCATCAACCACTGGTTCCATGCGGACGCGGTCTACCGCACGATCATCAACCTCCTGCTCTTCACGGGCTGCGAGGGGCGCAACGGCGGCGGCTGGGCACACTACGTCGGGCAGGAGAAACTGCGCCCAAATGAGGGCTGGGCGCGCATCATGAGCGGCTCGGACTGGCAGGGGCCGCCGAAGCTGCTCAACTCCACATCGTTCTACTACTTCGCGACCGACCAGTGGCGCAGCGACGAGATCCAGACGGACGCACTGACGGCGGCGAACGAAAACGCACGCTACAATCACGCGGCGGACTATGCCGTCATGGCGGCGCGTCTGGGTTGGGCACCGTCCTACCCGACGTTCAACCGTGGCTCGAACGACCTTGCTGCGGATGCAAAGGCGGCGGGCTTCGAGGGCGTGGACGGCATCAAGGAATACATCGTGAAGAGCTTGAAGGACAAGAGCCTGAAGTTCGCATGGGAAGACCCCGATGCACCGGAGAATTTCCCGCGCAACCTCTTTGTCTGGCGGTGCAACCTGCTCGGCTCGTCCGCGAAGGGCAACGACTACTTCCTCAAATACCTTCTTGGCACGGAGAACAGCATCTTCCAGGAGGAGGACTGTGCGACGCGCCCGCAGGAGGTCAAGTGGCGCGAGAAGGAGGAACTCATGCAGCCGGGCGGGGCGCTCGAGGGCAAGCTCGATCTGCTCGTTGCGCTCGACTTCCGCATGGCGGGCAACGCGCTTTACTCGGACATCGTGCTGCCGACGGCGACGTGGTACGAGAAGACCGACCTCTCCTCGACGGATATGCACCCGTTTGTTCACCCCTTCCAGCCGGCGGTCGATCCGCTCTGGGAGTCGCGGACGGACTGGGACATCTACCGCACACTGGCACAGGCGGTGTCGCAGGTCGCAAAGGACGCAAAGCTCACGCCGTACACGAACATCGCTGCGACCCCACTCGGGCACGACAGCGAGGCGGAGCTGGCGCAGCCGGACGGTGTCGTGCGCGACTGGAGCAAGGGCGAGTGCGAGCCGATCCCCGGCAAGACGATGCCCAATATCGCCTCGAATACGATTGACTACACGAAGCTCTATGAGAAGTGGATCGCGCTCGGCCCCAATGCGGGCGGCAAGACGGCGAGCCACGGCAATACGTGGGACTCGGCGGAGGACTACGAGGAGATTCGCCAGCGCAACGGCGTGATTCAGAACAAGGACTATGTGTCCTACGGCTGCCCCTCCATCTACGAGGCGCGGCAGGCAATCGACGCCGTGCTCGGCATGTCGCCGACGACCTGCGGACGTACGGCAGTCCGCGCATGGGAGGCGGTGGAGAAGCGCACGGGTCTCGACAACCTCGTGAAGCTCGCGAAGGATCGCGAGGACGATCGGTTCACCTACGATCAGGTCATCGCGCAGCCGCGTGAGACGATCACCGCGCCGACCTTTACGGGCAGTAACCAGAACCGCCGCTATACACCCTTTACGAACAACGTGGAGGAGCTGATCCCGTTCCGCACACTGACAGGGCGGCAGCATTTCTACATGGATCACGAGGTCATGCGCGAGTTCGGCGAGGCGCAGGCGGTCTACCGCCCGATCCTCGACTTCCGTCCGATGAACAAGTCGCTGAACGGCACGCAGAAGGAAATCACGCTGAAGTATCTCACGCCGCACAACAAGTGGAGCACGCACAGTATGTACTTCGATGCGCAGCAGATGCTCACGATGTTCCGCGGCGGACAGAGTGTCTGGATGAGCGAGAAGGACGCGGCGGAGATCGGTGTGAAGGACAACGACTGGATCGAGCTGTATAACCGCAATGGTGTCGTCGCCTCGCGCGTCGTCGTGTCGCCGCGCCTCCCGCAGGGCAGTGTCTTTATGCACCACGCGCAGGATCGCCACATCAACGTGCCGGGCTCGAAGATCTCGGGCACGCGCGCGGGTACGCACAACACGCCGACGCACATCCACATCAAGCCCACCCACCTCATTGGCGGCTACGGGCAGCTCAGCTACGGTTTCAACTACTACGGCCCGACGGGCAATCAGCGCGACTCGTACGTCGTCGTGCGGCGCATGGAGGAGGTAGATTGGCTTGAAGATTAA
- a CDS encoding HD-GYP domain-containing protein produces MLKAFAVRSLLPEMLIGRTVYDGDTENVLVEGGTILDRETIKLLKEKGIASVYVDEDSILAAVQKEKKAKAETPAFFTGKVAPERDAKLDSKYEEDYRYVYTEMEKLFQEAAISGRLNMDILQNVMSSGRLRDLYKEGATAVSMIYTMNQDGDYNLHHCVHLAILSGLMAKWMGLVGMDRQNLVLAGLFLDIGKQFIEKELLEKKGRLTEEEFDILKNHVVDSFKLLESSELAGRADLMNGVIQHHERGDGSGYPSGLTAEQISPFGKVLAVLDSYDAMASRRSYAEKRSPFEVFKILYADVLDGKLDSEYAVLFMRKLNAALNGCWLRLSDGTAGRIVYIDESRVTAMPVVQLTDGGFIDLNTVKDITVVEIMTAAEVSKL; encoded by the coding sequence ATGTTAAAAGCGTTTGCCGTTCGGAGCCTGCTGCCGGAGATGCTCATCGGTCGTACGGTCTATGACGGCGATACCGAAAACGTACTCGTTGAGGGCGGTACCATTCTGGATCGCGAGACGATCAAGCTGCTCAAGGAGAAGGGAATCGCATCCGTCTATGTCGATGAGGACAGCATTCTCGCTGCCGTACAGAAGGAGAAGAAGGCAAAGGCGGAGACGCCGGCATTCTTTACGGGGAAGGTGGCTCCTGAGCGGGATGCCAAGCTGGACAGCAAGTACGAAGAGGACTATCGCTACGTCTATACGGAGATGGAGAAACTCTTCCAGGAGGCTGCGATCTCCGGCAGACTCAACATGGACATCCTGCAGAACGTCATGTCGAGCGGGCGTCTGCGCGACCTCTACAAGGAGGGCGCGACGGCAGTCTCCATGATCTACACGATGAATCAGGACGGCGACTACAACCTGCATCACTGCGTCCATCTCGCCATCCTCAGCGGACTCATGGCAAAGTGGATGGGGCTTGTGGGCATGGATCGTCAGAACCTCGTGCTTGCGGGGCTCTTTCTCGACATCGGCAAGCAGTTCATCGAGAAGGAGCTGCTCGAGAAGAAGGGACGCCTCACGGAGGAGGAGTTTGACATCCTCAAGAATCACGTGGTTGACAGCTTCAAACTCCTCGAATCCAGTGAACTCGCGGGACGCGCGGATCTCATGAACGGCGTCATTCAGCACCATGAGCGCGGCGACGGCTCGGGGTATCCATCAGGGCTTACGGCAGAGCAGATCTCGCCGTTTGGCAAGGTGCTCGCCGTACTCGACAGCTACGATGCGATGGCATCCCGCCGCTCCTATGCGGAGAAGCGTTCGCCGTTCGAGGTGTTCAAGATTCTCTATGCCGATGTACTGGATGGAAAGCTTGACTCAGAATACGCCGTGCTCTTTATGCGTAAGCTCAACGCCGCGCTCAACGGCTGCTGGCTGCGCCTCTCGGATGGCACGGCAGGTCGTATCGTCTACATTGACGAGTCGCGCGTCACGGCGATGCCCGTCGTGCAGCTCACGGACGGCGGCTTTATCGACCTTAATACCGTCAAGGACATCACCGTCGTCGAGATCATGACGGCGGCGGAGGTCAGCAAACTCTAA
- a CDS encoding class I tRNA ligase family protein: FRLPAPALETEIPVYTTRPDTVFGITFLALAPEHPLVEQICAISDKADEIRAFCTRVKKQSDIERASSESEKEGIFTGLYCTNPFNGEQVEIWITNYVLFEYGTGAVMAVPSEDQRDWMFATKYGIRKILTIRPPEGELRLEDMTAAYVEKEGFLINSGKFTGMEMHAAMGAIIDEAEAQGFGKRRVNYRLRDWLISRQRYWGAPIPIINCEACGEVLVPEEELPVRLPEDVSFEQGAVSPLSSSEHFLHCKCPKCGGYATRETDTMDTFICSSWYYYRYADPKNSERPFDRDKVNYWAPVDQYIGGIEHAILHLLYARFFTKVLRDAGMLDFDEPFTNLLTQGMVIKDGAKMSKSLGNVVSPEEIIEKYGADTARLFILFAAPVERDLDWSDQGVEGAYRFLNRVWRILLQFEEAIKSAPESYDTAVLTSEETELRRVLHMTIKKVTEDVRDRFMFNTAISSIMELVNAFYAFQDKELSPALARETGSALLRMLAPFAPHITEELWARLFTGSVHAQTWVICDASALTQDEIEVVLQINGKVRDRVKIAADLDKAAMERLVTELPRAKELTAGKEIVKVICVPGKLVNIVVKG; this comes from the coding sequence AGTTCCGTCTGCCTGCACCCGCGCTCGAGACGGAGATCCCCGTCTACACAACGCGTCCCGACACCGTGTTCGGCATCACCTTCCTCGCGCTCGCGCCGGAGCATCCGCTCGTCGAGCAGATCTGCGCGATCAGCGACAAGGCGGATGAGATCCGTGCATTCTGCACGCGCGTGAAGAAGCAGTCCGACATCGAGCGCGCCTCGAGCGAGTCGGAGAAGGAAGGAATTTTCACAGGTCTGTACTGCACGAACCCGTTCAACGGAGAGCAGGTCGAGATCTGGATCACGAACTATGTTCTCTTCGAGTACGGCACGGGCGCGGTCATGGCGGTGCCGTCCGAGGATCAGCGCGACTGGATGTTTGCAACGAAGTACGGCATCCGCAAGATCCTCACGATTCGTCCGCCCGAGGGTGAGCTGCGCCTCGAGGATATGACGGCGGCGTACGTCGAGAAGGAAGGCTTCCTGATCAACTCCGGCAAGTTCACGGGCATGGAGATGCACGCGGCGATGGGCGCAATCATCGACGAGGCGGAGGCGCAGGGCTTCGGCAAGCGCCGTGTCAACTACCGTCTGCGCGACTGGCTCATCTCGCGCCAGCGCTACTGGGGCGCGCCGATCCCCATCATCAACTGTGAGGCGTGCGGCGAGGTGCTTGTTCCCGAGGAGGAGCTGCCCGTGCGTCTGCCCGAGGATGTCTCGTTCGAGCAGGGCGCGGTATCACCACTCTCATCGAGCGAACACTTCCTTCACTGCAAATGTCCGAAATGCGGCGGCTATGCGACGCGCGAGACGGACACGATGGACACCTTCATCTGCTCCTCGTGGTACTACTACCGCTATGCCGACCCGAAGAACTCGGAGCGTCCCTTTGATCGGGACAAGGTCAACTACTGGGCACCTGTCGATCAGTACATCGGCGGCATCGAGCACGCGATCCTCCACCTCCTCTATGCACGCTTCTTCACGAAGGTGCTGCGCGATGCAGGGATGCTCGACTTCGACGAGCCGTTCACGAACCTCCTCACGCAGGGCATGGTCATCAAGGACGGCGCAAAGATGTCGAAGTCGCTCGGCAATGTCGTCTCGCCTGAGGAGATCATCGAGAAGTATGGCGCGGATACAGCGCGTCTCTTCATCCTCTTTGCCGCGCCCGTCGAGCGCGATCTGGATTGGAGCGATCAGGGCGTCGAGGGCGCGTACCGCTTCCTGAACCGCGTCTGGCGCATCCTCCTGCAATTCGAGGAGGCGATCAAGAGCGCACCGGAGTCCTACGATACGGCAGTACTTACGTCGGAGGAAACGGAGCTGCGCCGCGTCCTGCACATGACCATCAAGAAGGTCACGGAGGACGTGCGTGACCGTTTCATGTTCAATACGGCAATCTCCTCCATCATGGAGCTTGTCAATGCGTTCTACGCATTTCAGGATAAAGAACTCAGCCCCGCGCTTGCACGCGAGACGGGGAGCGCGCTCCTGCGCATGCTCGCACCGTTTGCGCCGCATATCACAGAGGAACTCTGGGCGCGCCTCTTTACGGGCAGCGTACATGCGCAGACATGGGTCATTTGCGACGCATCCGCGCTTACACAGGACGAGATCGAGGTGGTTCTGCAGATCAACGGCAAGGTGCGTGACCGCGTGAAGATTGCAGCCGATCTGGACAAGGCGGCGATGGAGCGGCTTGTCACAGAGCTGCCGCGCGCGAAGGAACTCACGGCGGGCAAGGAGATCGTGAAGGTCATCTGCGTTCCCGGCAAGCTCGTCAACATTGTTGTCAAAGGATAA
- the narI gene encoding respiratory nitrate reductase subunit gamma encodes FLSKSDLKIAGPMFHLGLVMAFGGHVIGVLIPKFMTEAAGIDEHLYHMIALGGGAPAGILFFGGFVLLLIRRFGKDRMAVNTSTMDKWLYLFLFLAIFTGCASTTLNAVQGGFDYRETISPWFRSVLALSPEIDYMENVPLMFRIHMFSWMAVAFLFPFTRLVHCLSAPFEYLVRSPIIYRKK; translated from the coding sequence AGTTCCTCTCCAAGAGCGACCTGAAGATCGCGGGGCCGATGTTCCACCTCGGTCTCGTCATGGCATTTGGCGGACACGTCATCGGCGTGCTCATCCCGAAGTTCATGACCGAGGCGGCGGGCATCGACGAGCACCTCTACCACATGATTGCGCTCGGCGGCGGCGCGCCCGCAGGGATTCTCTTTTTCGGCGGCTTTGTGCTGCTGCTCATCCGCCGCTTTGGCAAGGACAGGATGGCGGTCAACACGTCGACGATGGACAAGTGGCTCTATCTCTTCCTCTTCCTTGCGATCTTTACGGGCTGCGCGTCCACGACGCTGAATGCCGTGCAGGGCGGATTCGACTACCGCGAGACCATCTCGCCGTGGTTCCGCTCGGTTCTCGCACTCAGCCCCGAGATCGACTACATGGAGAACGTGCCGCTCATGTTCCGTATCCACATGTTCTCATGGATGGCAGTCGCGTTCCTCTTCCCGTTCACGCGCCTCGTCCACTGCCTCAGCGCACCGTTTGAGTATCTGGTGAGGAGTCCGATCATCTATCGGAAGAAATAG
- a CDS encoding MFS transporter, with the protein MQMESKDILAVLGENPSRRDILAHWDPENEAFWKKYGERVAKQNLYTSTWALTLAFVAWTMWATIAAQLNQVGFHFTDNEIFTLAALPGLVGATGRLIYTYLPAIVGGRNWTFISTALLLVPLLGLGNALTDTSTTYDTFVLLVAAIGIAGANFSSSMANIGFFFPKSQKGLALGINAGIGNLGVSLIYLTASMLLGASFGGLFGEPLMNAAGKEVYLQNVCYFWAIPTALTLVLVWMFMDNLPIPKQSPRSMMSIFGNKHTWLITVIYTCGFGSFIGYSAALALLVNREFPEVSFAYAAFLGPFIGAGVRPIGGWVADKVNSGSKVTFYSLLLMLVACVVTVLGIQAHNFALFFGAFLVLFFSTGFINAASFRMIPFVFDSPVHASLVTGFTAAIAAYGAFLIPKIFGWSYATQGSVIPAFYILIAFTVITIIITYVFYARKGSGIKC; encoded by the coding sequence ATGCAAATGGAAAGCAAGGACATCCTCGCCGTCCTCGGCGAGAATCCGTCACGGCGCGACATCCTCGCGCACTGGGATCCGGAGAATGAGGCATTCTGGAAAAAATACGGCGAGCGCGTCGCAAAACAGAACCTCTACACCTCGACATGGGCGCTGACCCTCGCCTTTGTCGCGTGGACGATGTGGGCGACGATTGCCGCGCAGCTGAATCAGGTCGGCTTCCACTTCACGGACAACGAGATCTTTACCCTCGCTGCACTGCCGGGGCTCGTCGGCGCGACGGGACGTCTCATCTACACCTACCTCCCCGCCATCGTCGGCGGACGCAACTGGACGTTCATCTCGACTGCGCTCCTGCTCGTTCCTCTTTTGGGACTCGGGAACGCCTTGACGGACACATCGACGACCTACGATACGTTCGTCCTGCTCGTCGCTGCAATCGGCATTGCGGGCGCAAACTTCTCCTCGTCGATGGCGAACATCGGCTTCTTCTTCCCGAAGTCACAGAAGGGTCTCGCCCTCGGCATCAACGCCGGCATCGGCAACCTCGGCGTTTCGCTCATCTACCTGACTGCGTCGATGCTCCTCGGCGCGAGCTTCGGCGGCCTCTTCGGTGAGCCGCTCATGAACGCGGCGGGCAAGGAGGTCTACCTCCAGAACGTCTGCTACTTCTGGGCGATTCCGACCGCACTCACCCTCGTCCTCGTCTGGATGTTCATGGACAATCTGCCGATTCCGAAGCAGAGTCCCCGCAGCATGATGTCCATCTTCGGCAATAAGCACACATGGCTCATCACCGTCATCTACACCTGCGGCTTCGGCTCGTTCATCGGTTACTCCGCCGCCCTCGCGCTCCTCGTCAACCGCGAGTTCCCCGAGGTCTCCTTCGCCTACGCGGCGTTCCTCGGGCCATTCATCGGTGCGGGCGTGCGCCCCATCGGCGGCTGGGTTGCGGACAAGGTCAACAGCGGCTCGAAGGTCACGTTCTACTCGCTGCTCCTGATGCTTGTCGCCTGTGTCGTCACGGTGCTCGGCATCCAGGCGCACAACTTCGCGCTCTTCTTCGGCGCGTTCCTCGTGCTCTTCTTCTCGACGGGCTTCATCAACGCGGCATCGTTCCGCATGATCCCGTTCGTCTTCGACAGCCCCGTGCACGCCTCGCTCGTCACGGGCTTCACGGCGGCGATTGCGGCATACGGCGCGTTCCTCATCCCGAAGATCTTCGGCTGGTCGTACGCGACGCAGGGCAGTGTCATCCCCGCGTTTTACATTCTCATCGCATTCACCGTCATCACCATCATTATCACATATGTATTCTATGCACGCAAGGGTTCTGGCATAAAATGCTGA
- a CDS encoding Rpn family recombination-promoting nuclease/putative transposase: MRTRDFNALNDLLFKFIFGHKENKNIPLSFINAVLGLEGERAFVDLRFADREIDPEEETGKGSTLDLLCMTNDETQINIEVQVQNRQNMGQRSLYYWAKLYQSTLGRGENYENLRRTVAINLLGYEYLPLSGFHHMYGLYDETGKHRLTEDIEIHFLELPKVTRQDIRSMRTLDKWMAFIGNKLSDEEMEAIAMSEAAIDTAWDRIEAFMRDAGQRRKYEQREKFEHDYVSDMEGSWKRGVSQGRQLGIAHMAMNMLRVGTPV, from the coding sequence ATGCGGACGAGAGATTTTAATGCACTCAATGATTTGCTGTTCAAGTTCATCTTCGGGCATAAAGAAAATAAGAACATACCCTTATCCTTTATCAATGCGGTTCTTGGACTTGAGGGGGAACGCGCTTTCGTCGACCTGCGCTTTGCAGATCGTGAGATTGATCCGGAGGAGGAGACCGGAAAGGGCTCAACCCTTGACCTGCTCTGTATGACGAACGACGAGACGCAGATCAATATCGAAGTACAGGTGCAGAATCGGCAGAACATGGGACAGCGCAGTTTGTACTATTGGGCGAAGCTCTATCAGAGCACACTGGGGCGCGGCGAAAATTATGAGAACCTGCGGCGCACCGTCGCGATCAATCTGCTCGGCTATGAATATCTTCCGCTATCGGGCTTTCATCACATGTACGGACTCTATGACGAAACGGGAAAACATCGCCTGACGGAGGACATTGAGATACACTTTTTGGAGCTGCCGAAAGTGACACGACAGGACATTCGTAGTATGCGGACGCTCGATAAGTGGATGGCATTTATTGGGAATAAACTGAGTGATGAGGAAATGGAGGCGATTGCGATGAGCGAGGCGGCAATTGATACGGCATGGGATAGAATCGAGGCGTTCATGCGTGATGCAGGACAGCGGCGTAAGTATGAACAGCGCGAGAAGTTCGAGCACGACTATGTGAGTGACATGGAGGGTTCGTGGAAGAGGGGCGTCAGTCAGGGGCGACAACTTGGCATTGCACATATGGCTATGAATATGCTGCGTGTCGGAACGCCAGT